One region of Bubalus bubalis isolate 160015118507 breed Murrah chromosome 15, NDDB_SH_1, whole genome shotgun sequence genomic DNA includes:
- the SQLE gene encoding squalene monooxygenase isoform X2, with translation MWTFLGIATFTYFYKKCGDFVSLANKELLLCVLVFLSLGLVLSYRYRSGALLGRRQSGSQLAGFSYILSALPFIGFFWAKSPAGSENKEQLGSRRCKKGTSISETTLIGTAASTLTSSQNDPEVIIVGSGVLGSALAAVLSRDGRKVTVIERDLKEPDRILGEFLQPGGYYVLKDLGLEDTVEGIDAQVVNGYIIHDQESKTEVQIPFPLSENNHVQSGRAFHHGRFIMRLRKAAMAEPNAKFIEGTVLQLIEEDDAVMGVQYKDKETGDIKELHAPLTVVADGLFSKFRKNLISNKVSISSHFVGFLMENAPQFKANHAELILANPSPVLIYQISPNETRVLVDVRGDMPRNLREYMTENIYPQLPDHLKGPFLEASQNSRLRSMPASFLPSSPVNKRGVLLLGDAYNMRHPLTGGGMTVVFNDIKLWRKLLKGIPDLYDDAAVFQAKKSFYWARKKSHSFVVNVLAQALYELFSATDDYLPILWF, from the exons ATGTGGACTTTTCTTGGCATCGCCACTTTCAcctatttttataagaaatgcgGAGACTTCGTCTCTCTGGCCAACAAGGAGCTGTTGCTATGCGTGCTGGTGTTCCTGTCGCTGGGGCTCGTGCTGTCTTATCGCTACCGGAGCGGGGCCCTCCTCGGGCGCCGGCAGAGCGGCTCCCAGTTGGCGGGCTTCTCCTATATTCTGTCAGCCTTGCCTTTCATTGGCTTCTTTTGGGCCAAGTCCCCCGCTGGATCAGAAAATAAAGAGCAGCTGGGGTCTAGGAGG tgcaaAAAAGGGACCAGTATTTCAGAAACAACCTTAATAGGAACAGCTGCCTCTACACTGACCTCTTCTCAAAATGATCCAGAAGTTATCATCGTGGGATCTGGCGTCCTCGGCTCTGCTTTGGCCGCAGTGCTTTCCAGAGATGGAAGAAAGGTGACGGTAATTGAGAGAGATTTAAAAGAGCCTGACCGTATCCTTGGAGAATTTCTGCAGCCAGGTGGTTATTATGTCCTGAAAGACCTTGGTCTTGAAG ATACAGTGGAAGGTATTGATGCCCAGGTTGTAAATGGCTACATAATTCATGATCAGGAAAGCAAAACAGAGgttcagattcctttccctctGTCAGAGAACAATCACGTGCAGAGTGGAAGAGCTTTCCATCATGGAAGATTCATCATGCGTCTCCGGAAGGCAGCCATGGCAGAGCCCAA tGCAAAGTTTATTGAGGGCACTGTGCTGCAGTTAATAgaagaagatgatgctgtgatggGAGTTCAGTACAAGGATAAAGAGACTGGAGACATCAAG GAACTCCATGCTCCATTGACTGTTGTTGCAGATGGACTTTTCTCCAAGTTCAGGAAAAACCTGATCTCCAATaaagtttccatttcttcacATTTTGTTGGCTTCCTTATGGAG aaTGCACCGCAGTTTAAAGCAAATCATGCCGAACTTATTTTGGCTAACCCAAGTCCAGTTCTCATCTACCAAATTTCACCTAATGAAACTCGAGTACTTGTGGACGTCCGAGGAGACATGCCAAGGAATTTGAGAGAATACATGACTGAAAATATCTACCCACAGTTACCTG ATCACCTGAAAGGACCATTCCTAGAAGCCTCTCAGAATTCACGTTTGAGATCAATGCCAGCAAGCTTCCTCCCTTCTTCACCAGTGAACAAACGAG GTGTTCTTCTTTTGGGAGATGCATATAATATGAGGCATCCTCTTACTGGTGGAGGAATGACTGTTGTTTTTAATGATATAAAACTGTGGAGAAAATTGCTGAAGGGTATCCCTGACCTTTATGATGATGCCGCTGTTTTCCAG gccaaaaaatcattttattgggCAAGAAAAAAGTCTCATTCCTTTGTTGTGAATGTCCTTGCTCAGGctctttatgaattattttctgccACAGATG ATTATCTCCCAATCCTCTGGTTTTAA
- the SQLE gene encoding squalene monooxygenase isoform X1: MWTFLGIATFTYFYKKCGDFVSLANKELLLCVLVFLSLGLVLSYRYRSGALLGRRQSGSQLAGFSYILSALPFIGFFWAKSPAGSENKEQLGSRRCKKGTSISETTLIGTAASTLTSSQNDPEVIIVGSGVLGSALAAVLSRDGRKVTVIERDLKEPDRILGEFLQPGGYYVLKDLGLEDTVEGIDAQVVNGYIIHDQESKTEVQIPFPLSENNHVQSGRAFHHGRFIMRLRKAAMAEPNAKFIEGTVLQLIEEDDAVMGVQYKDKETGDIKELHAPLTVVADGLFSKFRKNLISNKVSISSHFVGFLMENAPQFKANHAELILANPSPVLIYQISPNETRVLVDVRGDMPRNLREYMTENIYPQLPDHLKGPFLEASQNSRLRSMPASFLPSSPVNKRGVLLLGDAYNMRHPLTGGGMTVVFNDIKLWRKLLKGIPDLYDDAAVFQAKKSFYWARKKSHSFVVNVLAQALYELFSATDDSLHQLRKACFFYFKLGGKCVAGPVGLLSVLSPNPLVLIGHFFGVAVYATYFCFKSEPWITKPRAIFSSGAVLYRACSVIFPLIYSEMKYLVH, translated from the exons ATGTGGACTTTTCTTGGCATCGCCACTTTCAcctatttttataagaaatgcgGAGACTTCGTCTCTCTGGCCAACAAGGAGCTGTTGCTATGCGTGCTGGTGTTCCTGTCGCTGGGGCTCGTGCTGTCTTATCGCTACCGGAGCGGGGCCCTCCTCGGGCGCCGGCAGAGCGGCTCCCAGTTGGCGGGCTTCTCCTATATTCTGTCAGCCTTGCCTTTCATTGGCTTCTTTTGGGCCAAGTCCCCCGCTGGATCAGAAAATAAAGAGCAGCTGGGGTCTAGGAGG tgcaaAAAAGGGACCAGTATTTCAGAAACAACCTTAATAGGAACAGCTGCCTCTACACTGACCTCTTCTCAAAATGATCCAGAAGTTATCATCGTGGGATCTGGCGTCCTCGGCTCTGCTTTGGCCGCAGTGCTTTCCAGAGATGGAAGAAAGGTGACGGTAATTGAGAGAGATTTAAAAGAGCCTGACCGTATCCTTGGAGAATTTCTGCAGCCAGGTGGTTATTATGTCCTGAAAGACCTTGGTCTTGAAG ATACAGTGGAAGGTATTGATGCCCAGGTTGTAAATGGCTACATAATTCATGATCAGGAAAGCAAAACAGAGgttcagattcctttccctctGTCAGAGAACAATCACGTGCAGAGTGGAAGAGCTTTCCATCATGGAAGATTCATCATGCGTCTCCGGAAGGCAGCCATGGCAGAGCCCAA tGCAAAGTTTATTGAGGGCACTGTGCTGCAGTTAATAgaagaagatgatgctgtgatggGAGTTCAGTACAAGGATAAAGAGACTGGAGACATCAAG GAACTCCATGCTCCATTGACTGTTGTTGCAGATGGACTTTTCTCCAAGTTCAGGAAAAACCTGATCTCCAATaaagtttccatttcttcacATTTTGTTGGCTTCCTTATGGAG aaTGCACCGCAGTTTAAAGCAAATCATGCCGAACTTATTTTGGCTAACCCAAGTCCAGTTCTCATCTACCAAATTTCACCTAATGAAACTCGAGTACTTGTGGACGTCCGAGGAGACATGCCAAGGAATTTGAGAGAATACATGACTGAAAATATCTACCCACAGTTACCTG ATCACCTGAAAGGACCATTCCTAGAAGCCTCTCAGAATTCACGTTTGAGATCAATGCCAGCAAGCTTCCTCCCTTCTTCACCAGTGAACAAACGAG GTGTTCTTCTTTTGGGAGATGCATATAATATGAGGCATCCTCTTACTGGTGGAGGAATGACTGTTGTTTTTAATGATATAAAACTGTGGAGAAAATTGCTGAAGGGTATCCCTGACCTTTATGATGATGCCGCTGTTTTCCAG gccaaaaaatcattttattgggCAAGAAAAAAGTCTCATTCCTTTGTTGTGAATGTCCTTGCTCAGGctctttatgaattattttctgccACAGATG attcccTACATCAACTGAGAAAAGcctgttttttttatttcaaacttgGTGGAAAATGTGTTGCAGGTCCGGTTGGGCTGCTTTCCGT ATTATCTCCCAATCCTCTGGTTTTAATTGGACACTTCTTTGGCGTCGCAGTCTATGCCacctatttttgctttaaatcGGAACCTTGGATTACAAAACCCCGAGCCATTTTCAGTAGCGGTGCTGTATTGTACAGAGCGTGTTCTGTAATATTTCCTCTCATTTACTCAGAAATGAAGTACTTAGTTCATTAA